Part of the Georgenia sp. TF02-10 genome, CACGTCCGAGCGCTGGTGGATGGCGCGGGCGGGCTCGCCGGTGGCGACGTCGACGGTGGCCAGCGCCCGCGGGACGGTGGAGATGGGCTTCATCGCGGCGCGCACCCGGAGCACTTCCCCGGTGCTTATCCCGCCCTCGGTGCCGCCGGCCCGGTTGGTTGCCCGGCGCAGGCGCCCGTCCGGCCCGGGGACGATCTCGTCGTGCGCCGCCGAGCCGCGCCGGGCGGCGGTGCGGAAGCCGTCCCCGACCTCCACGCCCTTGACCGCCTGGATGCCCATCACCGCCCCGGCCAGCCGGCCGTCGAGGCGCCGGTCCCCCGAGACGTGGGAGCCCAGCCCGGGCGGCAGGCCGTAGGCGAGCACCTCCACGACGCCGCCGACGGTGTCCCCGGCCTGCTGGCAGTCGTCGATCTCGGCGACCATCGCCGCGGCCGTCGGGCCGTGGAAGCACCGGACCGGGTCCGCATCCAGCGCGGCGACGTCGCCGGGTCCCGGGGCCGGGGCGTCGTCGGGAACCGCCACGGGACCGATCGCGACGACGTGGGAGACCAGCTCCGCCCCGGCGACCTGCCGCAGCAGCGCCGCGGCGAGGGTGCCGAGCGCGACCCGGGCGGCGGTCTCGCGGGCGCTGGCCCGCTCCAGGACCGGCCGGGCGTCGTCGAGGTGGTACTTCTGCATGCCGACCAGGTCGGCGTGCCCGGGCCGGGGCCGGGTGAGCGGGCGGTTGCGAGCGACCTCCCGCTCGTCGCCGGTGCCGGCGTCGACCAGCAGCGCCTCGCGCGGCACCGGGTCGGCGGCCATGACGGTCTGCCACTTGGGCCACTCGGTGTTGCCGATCTCGACGGCGACCGGCCCGCCCATCGTCGTGCCGTGCCGCACGCCGCCGAGGATGCGCACCTCGTCCTGCTCGAACTTCATCCGCGAGCCGCGGCCGTGGCCCAGCCGGCGCCGCGCCAGGGCGGTGCGCACGTCGGCGGTGGTGATCTCGACCCCGGCCGGCAGGCCCTCCAGGATCCCGACCAGGGCCGGGCCGTGCGACTCCCCCGCGGTGACCCATCTGAGCATGCCGGTCATCCTGCCACGGGGGCCCGCGGCGGCCCGGGAGCGTCCGGAAGCACGCGACAATGAGCTCTCCCCGACCAAGGAGCCCGCATGCGTCACGTCACGGTCAAGGACGTCGTCCTCGGGCAGGGCCGCCCGAAGGTGATCGTCCCGCTCACCGGGGCGACCGAGGAGGAGCTCCTCGCCCAGGCACGTGCCCTGGCCGAGCAGCCGGTCGACGTCGTGGAGTGGCGGGTGGACCTGCTCGACGGCGCCGCGGACACCGCCGCGGTGGCTCGCGCTGCCGGGTCCGTGCGGGCCGCGGTGGGCGGGCGCCCGCTGCTGGTCTCGGTGCGCACCGCCGGGCAGGGCGGGCGGCTCGCGGTGGACGACGGCGCGTACGGGGATCTGCTCCAGGTGCTGCTGGCGACCGGCGCCGCCGACCTGGTCGACGTCGAGGCCGAGCGGGACGCGGCGGTCCGGCGCCTGCTGCTCGCCGCCGCCCGCGACGCCGGGGCCGCCGTCGTGATGTCCCACCATGACTTCCGGGCGACACTGGCGGAGGACGAGATCGTCGGCCGGCTGCGCGACATGCAGGACCAGGGCGCCGACGTCACCAAGGTCGCCGTCATGCCGCACGGCCCGGGCGACGTGCTGACCCTGCTGCAGGCCGCGTGGACCATGCGCAGCAGGTACGCGGACCGACCCCTCATCGCGATCGCGATGGACCGGGTGGGTCTGGTCTCCCGGCTCGCCGGTGGCGTCTTCGGCTCGGCGGCCACGTTCGCCACCGTCGGTGTCGCGTCCGCCCCAGGCCAGGCGCCGCTGGCGGAGGTGCGCGCCGTGCTCGAGCTGCTCCACGGGCTGGGCGATTGACGGCAGCAATCTCCGGCCCTCGCGCGCCCGTCGTCGGCACCACTTTCTCCAGTCCGAAGGTCAGGCCGTTTGGCCTACGCCACCGTGGTGGCAGCCGCGTTGGTCTTTAGTTCGGACGGACGTCTTGCGGACTTTGGGCGGACCGGTCCTGTACGGCGGCACGGCCAATATGTCCTCCGAAGATCGCTAGCGGACATGCCAACCTCCCTGTAGGCGGACACGTACTTCCCTGCTGACGGACACCTGATCTCCCTGCCCGTGGCCGTGGGGCCGGTCGTGTCGGTCCCGACGGGCGTCCCTCCGGGGGTTTGCTCGAGGTCTGACCACCTACGAGCAGGTTCCGCCGGAGGGACGCATGCAGAAGTCTGACAGGGAGATCATGGAGATTCTGGAGGCGTTCGACGCCACGGAGAGTGCGCACTCGGCCGCCGAGCTGGCCGGGGTGGACCCCAAGACGGTGCGGCGCTACGTCGCCGCCCGTGACGCGGGCCGGCCGGTCACCGGGCCGGCCCGGCGCGCGCGGATGATCGACGGGTACATGCCCAAGATCGAGGAGTGGGTCGAGCGGGGCAGCGGGAAGGTCCGCGCCGACGTGATCCACGCCCGGCTGGTGGCGCTGGGGTTCGCCGGGACGGAGCGGACCACCCGGCGGGCGGTGGCGCAGTGAAGGCGGCGTGGCGGGCTGGGCACCGGCGGACCTACCGGCCGTGGATCACCGAGCCGGGGCTGTGGCTGCAGCTGGACTGGGGAGAGGGCCCGAAGATGCCGGGCCCGGGTGTTGCCCGTAGTCTCATCGGATGCCAAAGGGTCCGTGCGTCTTCTGTGGAGCGGAAGTAACAGGGCAGGGCGAGCATGTTTGGCCCTCGTGGTTCTTGAAGCGGTGGCCGAATTCGGATCGGTTCTACCGTATGGTACTAAACGGACTGCCGCTGCAGGAGTTCGACCACATCTCACGGGTGATGCTGCCGGTATGCGGCGACAACAGGTCGGACTGCAATGGGAAGCTCAACAGTGCGTTCGAGCAGGCCGCGAAGGAGCCTGTACGGAAGGCGCTCGACAGGTTCGAAGTTGTCGAGGGCCCTGAGGTGATGGCATTCGCCAAGTGGGCGGCAAAGTCTCTGCTCCTCCACGCCCATCCCTCCAGCACCTACTCCAGCCTCCAGGGTCACGCAAAAAGGGGTCAAAGTCTAGACCTACACCGAGGCGCGCTTACTCCTCTTCTCAATGGGGCGCTCCCAGGGGACCTTACGTTGTGGGTAGGCGTACTCGACCGTCGAGCGCCGAACGTTGCTCCACCTATCCAGAGAGTGGAGCTTCCCATCACATTCCGCAGCGATGGCGCTGGGGGGTCGCCCGGGTCGGCAGTAGTGGCCTTCAATGTTCCGAACGGCAAGGAAGTTGTGTTCCACCTTGCGTTCCATCCGCTCGTCGACGTGGTCCACCCACTAGTCGCGGACGGCCTAATGACGGAACTCTGGCCACGCGTGCCTGACAGACTTGAGCTTAGCGCACATCGGGTCATGGGAGCCAGAGACTTCGACGTTCTTGGGGTGGTCTTCGGGCAGGAGCCAACATGCATGCAACTAGAGGATGGCGAGCGCCTGAGCGGTCCGGACCCTATGGGTAACTACCTCCCTATGGGTAATTACGTCACAGCACACGGTCTCGCTGACCCCCGACTACGAGAGTAGGCGCGTCCATGGGTTTCTTCCTCCGGGTTCAGAGGGCAGGTCGGGGGTGAGCCGCAGGCGCCTTACGCCGAGCCCAACAACAGAGCCGATCGTCGTAGTCAGTGACCGTACGGCGACGTCGCGGCCACGAAATGCGCACATCATGCGGTCGAGCCGGCCGCGGCCGCCGTCGCCAGGGCGGCGCCGAGGATCATCCAGGGGCCGAAGGCGACGGCGGTGTCCCGGCGTGCGCGCCGGGTCACCAGCAGCAGCAACGCCCAGGCCCCGCCCAGGACGAACCCGGCAAGGACGCCCGCGGCAACCGCCGACCAGTCCCACCAGCCGAGCCAGAGTCCGAGCAGGCCGGCGAGCTTGACGTCGCCCAGCCCCAGCCCGCCGGCCCGGACGAGGGCGAGGAGGAGGTAGCCGGTCGCGCACACCGCCGCGGCGGTGACGGCCCGGCCGAGCGCCGCCCAGGAGTTGGTGGCCGCGGCGGTCGCCGCGAGCAGCAGCACCAGGCCCGCCGCGCCGGGGCCGAGCAGGCGGTCCGGGAGCCGGTGGCTGCGGGCGTCGACGATCGCGAGGACGGTGGCGACGGCGGTGAGCCAGGCACCGGCCAGGACGAGCGGGGAGCCGGCGACGGCGAGCCCGACCGCCGCCAGCAGGGCCAGCGACGCCCCCGCGGCCCAGGCGCTCGCCGGGACCGGGACCGGGGCCGCCGTCGTCATCAGCCCTGCCGGACGGCCGGGAAGGGCGGTGGCGCGGGCGGCACCGCTCCCCCGGCGGCGCGCCGGGCGCGCTCGGCCAGCAGCGCGGCGCGCATCGCGGCGACGTCCGGGCTCCGGCCGGTCATCAGCCGCACTTGCGCCTCGGCCTGGTGGACGAGCATCGCCCAGCCGGGCACGACGGTCCCGCCGGCTGCCTGCCAGGCGGTGGCCAGCGGGGTGGGCCAGGGGTCGTAGACGACGTCGAGCAGCACCCGCCCGGTCAACGGTCCAGCGCGGTCGGCGGCGGCTGCCTCACCGCCGGCCAGGGCCTCCGTCAGCGCCGCGGCGACGTCGTCCGCCACGCCGGCCGGGACGGTGGAGACGACGACGTCCGCGCCGGCCAGCGCGGCGGCCGCGGTCTGCGCGCTGGCCCACGGCACGTGCCTGACGGCGACCCCCATCCGGTGCGCGGCAGCGGCCGCCGAGCCCGGCCCGGCCACCGACCGCGCCACCAGGTCCGTGCTGGCGGCGCCGAGCTCGGTCAGTGCAGCGAGGGCGGAGGTCGCCGTCGCCCGCGCCCCCAGCACCGCGGCGCGCCGGGGCGTCCAGCCCGGCCCAGCGCCCTCCCGCAGCGCGGCGACGATGCCGTGGATGTCGGTGTTGAACCCGACCAGCGGTCCCGCCGCGCCGGCCCGGCCGGGCTGGACCACCACGGTGTTGACGACGCCGGTGACCTCGGCGAGCGGGTCGAGGACGTCGAGGTGGGGCAGCACCGCCTGCTTGAGCGGCATGGTCAGGGAGAGCCCGGCCCAGCTGGCATCGAGCTGGGCGAGCACCGCGGGCAGCTCGGCCGCCGTGACGTCCTGGAGGCCGTAGCCCCAGCCGGTCAGGCCGAGGGCGTCGTAGGCGGCCCGGTGCAGCGCCGGGGACAGGGAGTGCGCGACGGGGTGCCCCAGGACGGCCGCCCGGTGCGTGATGCCCGGGGCGGTGAGGTCCTCCCCGGTCGCGGCGACGCCGGCGGGCGCCGGCTCACCGGTGCGGCTCATGGCACTCCTCTCCCGACGGACGGCGGCGTCCGGTTTCCCACAGACGGTGACGTCCCGGTACCCACGTCGTTGGCTCTCGGTCTACCACCGTCGACTCGGTCTACCACCGGTGGCTCGGTCTACCACCGCCGGCCCGGGCGGCGGCACGGCTGTCCACAGCTGCGCCGCCCGGCGCCCGAGGCCCGCCCGCGGTGGCCGGGTCCGACGCGCGCGGCCCCGCCGCCGGTGACCGCTCGACGAGCGAGTCGCGGCCGTCGCCCCGGGCACCGGGCAGAGCGGCCCGCCCCCGGCTCAGCCCGTCTCCTCGTTCTCCTGCACCCAGGCCCGCAGCTCGGCGACGAACTCCTGCTGCTGGGCGTAGTCGGCGGTGAACTTCGTCTCACCGGTGTCGAGGTTGACCGTGGTGAAGTACAGCCAGTCCCCTTCCGGCGGGGCGAGCACCGCCGCGACGGCGGCCTCCCCCGGCGCCCCGATGGGCGTGGGCGGCAGCCCCGGGTGCAGGTAGGTGTTGTACGGGGTGTCCTTGTCCAGCTCCTCGCTGGTCGGCACGCCGCCGACCTTGTCCAGCCCGTACAGCACGGTGGAGTCCATCTGCAGCCTGCCGCCGGTGTCGCCCTTGCCGGCCAGCCGGTTCTCGATCACCCGGGCGGTCTGCCCGTAGTACTCCGGCCCCACCTCGCGCTCGACGATGGACGCCTTGGTGAGCACCTCCTGGCGCTGGTCGGCGGGCACCTGCAGGGCGTCCAGCCGGGCGACGGTCTGGGCGACCATCGCGGCGAGGATCGTGGCGGCGTCGTCGTCGGGCTCGAACCGGTAGGTCGCGGCGGCGAGCCAGCCCTCCGGGTTGCCGCCGGCCTCGGCGGGCAGGCCGATGGCGGCCGGGTCCGCGGCGGCGGCCTGGACCTCCGCCAGCGGGATCTGGGCGACGTTCTCGATGCGCTCGT contains:
- the aroC gene encoding chorismate synthase translates to MLRWVTAGESHGPALVGILEGLPAGVEITTADVRTALARRRLGHGRGSRMKFEQDEVRILGGVRHGTTMGGPVAVEIGNTEWPKWQTVMAADPVPREALLVDAGTGDEREVARNRPLTRPRPGHADLVGMQKYHLDDARPVLERASARETAARVALGTLAAALLRQVAGAELVSHVVAIGPVAVPDDAPAPGPGDVAALDADPVRCFHGPTAAAMVAEIDDCQQAGDTVGGVVEVLAYGLPPGLGSHVSGDRRLDGRLAGAVMGIQAVKGVEVGDGFRTAARRGSAAHDEIVPGPDGRLRRATNRAGGTEGGISTGEVLRVRAAMKPISTVPRALATVDVATGEPARAIHQRSDVCAVPPAAVVAEAMVSLVLAQALLEKVGGDSVAECRRNLAGYLEAIPEHLR
- the aroD gene encoding type I 3-dehydroquinate dehydratase; its protein translation is MRHVTVKDVVLGQGRPKVIVPLTGATEEELLAQARALAEQPVDVVEWRVDLLDGAADTAAVARAAGSVRAAVGGRPLLVSVRTAGQGGRLAVDDGAYGDLLQVLLATGAADLVDVEAERDAAVRRLLLAAARDAGAAVVMSHHDFRATLAEDEIVGRLRDMQDQGADVTKVAVMPHGPGDVLTLLQAAWTMRSRYADRPLIAIAMDRVGLVSRLAGGVFGSAATFATVGVASAPGQAPLAEVRAVLELLHGLGD
- a CDS encoding prepilin peptidase, translated to MTTAAPVPVPASAWAAGASLALLAAVGLAVAGSPLVLAGAWLTAVATVLAIVDARSHRLPDRLLGPGAAGLVLLLAATAAATNSWAALGRAVTAAAVCATGYLLLALVRAGGLGLGDVKLAGLLGLWLGWWDWSAVAAGVLAGFVLGGAWALLLLVTRRARRDTAVAFGPWMILGAALATAAAAGSTA
- a CDS encoding shikimate dehydrogenase; protein product: MSRTGEPAPAGVAATGEDLTAPGITHRAAVLGHPVAHSLSPALHRAAYDALGLTGWGYGLQDVTAAELPAVLAQLDASWAGLSLTMPLKQAVLPHLDVLDPLAEVTGVVNTVVVQPGRAGAAGPLVGFNTDIHGIVAALREGAGPGWTPRRAAVLGARATATSALAALTELGAASTDLVARSVAGPGSAAAAAHRMGVAVRHVPWASAQTAAAALAGADVVVSTVPAGVADDVAAALTEALAGGEAAAADRAGPLTGRVLLDVVYDPWPTPLATAWQAAGGTVVPGWAMLVHQAEAQVRLMTGRSPDVAAMRAALLAERARRAAGGAVPPAPPPFPAVRQG
- the mltG gene encoding endolytic transglycosylase MltG, with the protein product MNDLFEETPGTPAAPPADDPRRQRRAQQVRQQRRRRRTTVIILVTVAVVALLAVWAVPQVRGLFDLRPAGAEDYPGPGSGSVEVVVPAGASGTEIGTVLHDDGVVASVRAFTDAFAENVNAARIQPGTYTLKREMAARDAVTALLDPANKSEVTITVPEGFHARQVYERIENVAQIPLAEVQAAAADPAAIGLPAEAGGNPEGWLAAATYRFEPDDDAATILAAMVAQTVARLDALQVPADQRQEVLTKASIVEREVGPEYYGQTARVIENRLAGKGDTGGRLQMDSTVLYGLDKVGGVPTSEELDKDTPYNTYLHPGLPPTPIGAPGEAAVAAVLAPPEGDWLYFTTVNLDTGETKFTADYAQQQEFVAELRAWVQENEETG